In Vigna unguiculata cultivar IT97K-499-35 chromosome 3, ASM411807v1, whole genome shotgun sequence, a single genomic region encodes these proteins:
- the LOC114178678 gene encoding protein C2-DOMAIN ABA-RELATED 11-like → MDEQLRLLKVIVVQGKRLVIRDFKSSDPYVVVKLGNQTAKTRVIHCSLNPVWNEELSFTLTEPFGLLNLEVFDKDFLKADDKMGNSYLNLQPLMSASRLRDILKVSSASGETTLRKVTPDTENCLARESSISCVNGEVVQNVWLRLRGVESGELQLTIKLITSSN, encoded by the exons ATGGATGAACAATTGAGGTTGCTAAAAGTCATTGTTGTGCAAGGGAAAAGATTAGTGATCCGGGATTTCAAGAGCAGTGACCCTTATGTTGTTGTCAAGCTGGGGAATCAG ACAGCAAAGACCAGGGTCATCCATTGTTCCTTGAATCCTGTTTGGAATGAAGAGCTGAGTTTCACTCTGACCGAACCTTTTGGACTTCTGAATTTG GAAGTGTTTGACAAAGATTTTCTGAAGGCTGATGACAAGATGGGGAATAGTTATCTGAATCTTCAACCATTGATGTCTGCATCAAGACTAAGAGATATTTTAAAGGTGTCCTCTGCCTCTGGTGAGACAACATTGAGGAAGGTGACACCTGACACTGAAAATTGTCTTGCTCGTGAAAGCAGTATCAGTTGTGTTAATGGTGAAGTGGTACAAAATGTTTGGTTAAGGCTTCGTGGGGTTGAGTCTGGGGAGCTACAATTGACCATCAAGTTGATCACTTCCTCAAATTAA